A single window of Oreochromis aureus strain Israel breed Guangdong linkage group 7, ZZ_aureus, whole genome shotgun sequence DNA harbors:
- the si:dkey-30c15.10 gene encoding anillin isoform X2 — MEAGEENGNNMGLKRQRAPLSDSEDNNCSAPETSDSQKRRRLEAAGQENRCPEASSSGRRAELETKPDTPIVPSVRSRVQQLTQRRDGGAPPAQRCLSDPGGDSKGHKEALLGEAEFNQRMERFKMASFQNSPTNTPSTANQCPRTRSSFVSVIQQKLQGSTTPSSKQVSRIRQEREHELSQVPFQPITENAWLKRSSSDSALAEERTPCGPSGPSSSVPRSKRRVQWPPTCPWDDQGVADVKDGSFTEPPTTNAESASINMTGEMASGHSEAPAAYSDTGMQKQCVLSEEPRPKQEALSANEEEQPGSQQPEGQTVLKLSFSEDHSFSKAPSGEDQNMSELTASQQSFSELTLPHESNIKETLQESTVSEQGSSDRLAFEEDEKMDSLCFSDGEIEPSTDEELRMWQYPQSTVCMEEESAVDEAHEACVKDMQGESSQMNKEKTDENDPTDIQDDGPPSDVSTKTAGCSEIQKDDKSKTESCLENSMRGKCTLDPDKESMESCKEGSQGLHTADSDVLTIKQEQKDMELCSHNDDTAEQSKETQTVCIKEDIDLESDSRGSDGDKRALPTSFEGEQNEHAGLERNLEDEAQPVVKPKSALTETDGAQTSAEIQPSDHLEVGQESVDERVNLDVSLTEDTHKRGESSKKVSFILEPELINSSGVSDNNTSTETALSDTEVSFRDETNTGEIIDQMFEEVLEFAERMEGPEDHDSGIGACSVENNKMETEKEKSEEEGEAKEEKSDESDKVDSIRDELLNFPPTGILSPLSKSVEAVVTPLRLATSQEPIPPLLLTPDETSAPPAESAPLYSIDAYRTQRQSKLPIVQSVTPGVQRPAQETPKPQPPVNIKEKIAALNEEAGKLQTVINQTLQALNCCTDEEHGRGSLEEAEAEKLLLVSCEKRSALLAEVARLKEERSSESGEAAVEDGESISQQPCRGTVSITNIQLPLKVEYVCSSHNRAGRPSHYFFVLIRYGPCNIVATPLATAADAQNGDTISFPTSVTMKDIRSSFEIDVEVYSLSQTSASNCTMERASTKPRVTPRKLLNTLTRSSVSSTSAAPLITRRSSNFCLVGSHKITLASLGHSKFPLDKVPFLSPLEGNIYLQLESKSHSDVQHQGFLTMFELVSGYGVWHRRFFVLEECNLYYWNYPNDRETKEAEGSISLSSSQSQCVRPVKRELCARPFTFELVSSVLQQEQDLSQDAAAKCWFSADTKQERLDWMEKLNQALLDFHTWNRTLTESQQSNTSSSGNLRESIL, encoded by the exons ATGGAAGCAGGCGAGGAAAATGGCAACAATATGGGCTTGAAGAGACAGAGAGCACCGCTGTCGGATTCAGAGGACAATAACTGCTCAGCACCAG AGACCAGTGACAGTCAGAAGAGGCGCCGTCTGGAAGCGGCCGGTCAGGAGAACCGCTGCCCTGAAGCATCTTCTTCTGGACGCCGAGCAGAGCTTGAAACCAAACCCGACACACCGATAGTTCCCTCAGTCCGGTCACGAGTTCAACAGCTCACCCAGAGAAGAGATG GAGGAGCTCCTCCTGCACAGCGGTGCCTCTCGGATCCAGGTGGGGACAGCAAGGGCCACAAAGAGGCTCTCCTTG GTGAGGCAGAGTTCAATCAGCGGATGGAGCGATTCAAAATGGCCTCTTTCCAGAATAGCCCCACCAACACCCCAAGCACCGCCAACCAATGCCCCCGGACACGCTCCAGCTTTGTATCAGTCATCCAACAAAAACTCCAGGGCTCAACTACACCCAGCTCAAAGCAGGTTTCTCGCATCCGCCAG GAGCGGGAGCATGAACTGAGTCAGGTGCCGTTTCAGCCCATCACTGAGAACGCCTGGCTGAAACGGAGCAGCTCAGATTCCGCTTTAGCAGAG GAGAGGACTCCTTGTGGCCCTTCAGGTCCCTCCTCCAGTGTTCCTAGATCAAAAAGGAGAGTGCAGTGGCCTCCCACATGCCCCTGGGAT GATCAAGGTGTCGCTGATGTGAAAGACGGTAGTTTCACTGAACCTCCAACAACAAATGCAGAGAGTGCATCTATTAATATGACAG GTGAGATGGCATCCGGTCACTCTGAAGCTCCTGCAGCTTATTCAGACACTGGAATGCAGAAACAGTGCGTTCTCAGTGAAGAACCCAGACCGAAGCAAGAGGCTCTGTCTGCTAATGAAGAAGAGCAGCCAGGTTCCCAACAACCAGAGGGCCAAACTGTGTTAAAGCTTTCTTTTAGCGAGGATCACAGTTTCTCCAAAGCCCCCTCTGGTGAGGATCAGAACATGTCTGAGTTAACTGCATCTCAGCAAAGCTTCTCTGAATTAACTCTTCCACATGAGTCAAACATTAAAGAAACATTACAGGAGTCCACAGTAAGTGAACAGGGTAGCTCTGACAGGCTGGCCTTTGAAGAGGATGAAAAGATGGATAGTTTGTGCTTTAGTGACGGGGAGATTGAACCATCAACAGATGAGGAGTTAAGGATGTGGCAATATCCTCAAAGCACAGTGTGTATGGAGGAAGAATCTGCCGTAGATGAAGCACACGAAGCATGTGTGAAGGACATGCAAGGGGAATCATCCCAAatgaacaaagagaaaacagatgaaaatGATCCCACTGACATCCAGGATGATGGTCCACCTTCTGATGTCTCTACTAAGACTGCTGGCTGTTCTGAAATACAGAAAGATGACAAATCCAAAACAGAAAGCTGTTTAGAAAACTCAATGAGAGGGAAGTGTACTTTAGACCCAGACAAGGAGAGCATGGAGTCATGTAAAGAAGGTAGTCAGGGACTACATACAGCCGATAGTGATGTTCTTACAATAAAACAAGAGCAGAAAGACATGGAACTATGCAGTCACAATGATGATACAGCTGAACAGTCAAAGGAGACCCAGACAGTCTGTATAAAAGAAGACATCGATCTAGAGTCAGACAGCAGAGGCTCAGATGGAGACAAACGAGCATTGCCTACTTCTTTTGAAGGTGAACAAAATGAGCACGCGGGACTAGAGAGAAATCTAGAAGATGAGGCACAACCTGTGGTAAAGCCCAAGAGCGCATTAACGGAGACTGATGGAGCTCAGACCTCAGCAGAGATCCAGCCATCTGATCACCTGGAGGTGGGGCAGGAATCTGTAGATGAAAGGGTGAATCTTGACGTTAGTCTGACAGAAGACACTCACAAGCGAGGAGAGAGCTCAAAGAAGGTCTCCTTTATTCTGGAGCCTGAGCTCATCAACAGCTCAGGGGTGTCTGACAACAATACCTCTACAGAGACCGCCCTGTCAG ATACTGAAGTGAGCTTTCGTGATGAGACCAACACTGGTGAAATTATCGATCAGATGTTCGAGGAGGTGCTCGAATTTGCTGAAAGGATGGAAGGCCCTGAGGATCATGACAGTGGTATTGGGGCTTGCTCCGTCGAAAACAATAAGATGGAGACGGAGAAGGAAAAAAGTGAAGAAGAGGGAGAGGCCAAAGAGGAGAAGAGTGATGAGAGTGATAAGGTTGATAGCATCAGAGATGAGCTGCTCAACTTTCCTCCCACTGGCATCCTCTCTCCTCTCAGCAAGTCTGTAGAGGCTGTGGTCACCCCACTG CGACTGGCCACAAGCCAGGAGCCCATCCCTCCTTTGCTCCTGACGCCAGATGAAACTAGCGCCCCTCCTGCTGAATCTGCTCCCCTGTACAG CATCGATGCCTACCGCACACAAAGGCAGAGTAAGCTTCCCATCGTTCAGAGCGTCACTCCAGGGGTTCAGAGACCGGCTCAAGAGACGCCCAAGCCTCAACCGCCTGTCAACATCAAGGAGAAAATAGCG GCTCTTAATGAAGAAGCTGGGAAACTGCAGACTGTGATTAACCAGACGCTGCAGGCCCTGAACTGCTGTACGGATGAGGAGCACGGGCGAGGCTCACTGGAGGAGGCCGAAGCCGAGAAACTGCTGCTGGTCTCAT gtgaGAAGCGCTCTGCCCTGCTGGCTGAGGTGGCCAGACTGAAGGAGGAGAGGAGCTCAGAATCTGGAGAGGCAGCAGTGGAGGACGGTGAATCCATTTCCCAGCAACCCTGCAGAGGGACTGTCAGCATCACAAACATCCAGCTGCCGCTCAAGGTGGAATATGTCTGCTCCTCACACAACCGTGCAG GTCGACCAAGTCACTACTTTTTTGTTCTTATCCGCTACGGACCCTGCAACATCGTCGCCACCCCTCTGGCCACAGCTGCAGATGCTCAGAACGGAGACACCATCTCCTTCCCCACGTCTGTCACTAT GAAGGATATCCGCTCATCCTTTGAAATTGATGTGGAAGTCTACAGCTTG TCCCAAACCTCAGCTAGTAACTGCACCATGGAGCGGGCCTCCACCAAGCCCCGG GTCACTCCAAGAAAGCTTCTGAATACTCTCACA AGATCCAGCGTCAGTTCAACAT ctgctgctcctctcaTCACCCGTCGCTCCAGTAACTTTTGTCTGGTCGGCTCTCATAAGATCACGTTGGCCTCACTGGGACACAGCAAATTCCCCCTGGATAAG GTGCCCTTTCTTTCTCCTCTAGAGGGCAACATCTACCTACAGCTGGAGAGCAAGAGCCACTCTGATGTCCAGCACCAAGGCTTCCTG ACGATGTTCGAGTTGGTCAGTGGGTATGGGGTCTGGCATCGCCGCTTTTTTGTCCTGGAGGAATGCAACCTGTACTACTGGAACTATCCAAATGACAGAGAAACAAAG GAGGCAGAAGGCAGCATCTCTCTCTCCAGCTCACAGAGTCAGTGCGTCAGGCCTGTCAAGAGGGAGTTGTGTGCTCGACCTTTCACCTTTGAGCTGGTAAGCAGCGTATTGCAGCAGGAGCAGGACCTCAGTCAGGACGCCGCAGCCAA GTGTTGGTTTTCGGCAGACACCAAGCAGGAGAGGTTGGACTGGATGGAGAAACTCAACCAGGCTCTTTTGGACTTTCACACGTGGAATCGAACCCTAACAGAGAGTCAGCAGTCAAACACGTCCAGCAGTGGGAACCTGAGGGAGAGTATACTGTAA
- the si:dkey-30c15.10 gene encoding anillin isoform X6: MEAGEENGNNMGLKRQRAPLSDSEDNNCSAPETSDSQKRRRLEAAGQENRCPEASSSGRRAELETKPDTPIVPSVRSRVQQLTQRRDGGAPPAQRCLSDPGGDSKGHKEALLGEAEFNQRMERFKMASFQNSPTNTPSTANQCPRTRSSFVSVIQQKLQGSTTPSSKQVSRIRQEREHELSQVPFQPITENAWLKRSSSDSALAEDQGVADVKDGSFTEPPTTNAESASINMTDTEVSFRDETNTGEIIDQMFEEVLEFAERMEGPEDHDSGIGACSVENNKMETEKEKSEEEGEAKEEKSDESDKVDSIRDELLNFPPTGILSPLSKSVEAVVTPLRLATSQEPIPPLLLTPDETSAPPAESAPLYSIDAYRTQRQSKLPIVQSVTPGVQRPAQETPKPQPPVNIKEKIAALNEEAGKLQTVINQTLQALNCCTDEEHGRGSLEEAEAEKLLLVSCEKRSALLAEVARLKEERSSESGEAAVEDGESISQQPCRGTVSITNIQLPLKVEYVCSSHNRAGRPSHYFFVLIRYGPCNIVATPLATAADAQNGDTISFPTSVTMKDIRSSFEIDVEVYSLSQTSASNCTMERASTKPRVTPRKLLNTLTRSSVSSTSAAPLITRRSSNFCLVGSHKITLASLGHSKFPLDKMKLDGKVRRLLGDEFQEKVPFLSPLEGNIYLQLESKSHSDVQHQGFLTMFELVSGYGVWHRRFFVLEECNLYYWNYPNDRETKEAEGSISLSSSQSQCVRPVKRELCARPFTFELVSSVLQQEQDLSQDAAAKCWFSADTKQERLDWMEKLNQALLDFHTWNRTLTESQQSNTSSSGNLRESIL, encoded by the exons ATGGAAGCAGGCGAGGAAAATGGCAACAATATGGGCTTGAAGAGACAGAGAGCACCGCTGTCGGATTCAGAGGACAATAACTGCTCAGCACCAG AGACCAGTGACAGTCAGAAGAGGCGCCGTCTGGAAGCGGCCGGTCAGGAGAACCGCTGCCCTGAAGCATCTTCTTCTGGACGCCGAGCAGAGCTTGAAACCAAACCCGACACACCGATAGTTCCCTCAGTCCGGTCACGAGTTCAACAGCTCACCCAGAGAAGAGATG GAGGAGCTCCTCCTGCACAGCGGTGCCTCTCGGATCCAGGTGGGGACAGCAAGGGCCACAAAGAGGCTCTCCTTG GTGAGGCAGAGTTCAATCAGCGGATGGAGCGATTCAAAATGGCCTCTTTCCAGAATAGCCCCACCAACACCCCAAGCACCGCCAACCAATGCCCCCGGACACGCTCCAGCTTTGTATCAGTCATCCAACAAAAACTCCAGGGCTCAACTACACCCAGCTCAAAGCAGGTTTCTCGCATCCGCCAG GAGCGGGAGCATGAACTGAGTCAGGTGCCGTTTCAGCCCATCACTGAGAACGCCTGGCTGAAACGGAGCAGCTCAGATTCCGCTTTAGCAGAG GATCAAGGTGTCGCTGATGTGAAAGACGGTAGTTTCACTGAACCTCCAACAACAAATGCAGAGAGTGCATCTATTAATATGACAG ATACTGAAGTGAGCTTTCGTGATGAGACCAACACTGGTGAAATTATCGATCAGATGTTCGAGGAGGTGCTCGAATTTGCTGAAAGGATGGAAGGCCCTGAGGATCATGACAGTGGTATTGGGGCTTGCTCCGTCGAAAACAATAAGATGGAGACGGAGAAGGAAAAAAGTGAAGAAGAGGGAGAGGCCAAAGAGGAGAAGAGTGATGAGAGTGATAAGGTTGATAGCATCAGAGATGAGCTGCTCAACTTTCCTCCCACTGGCATCCTCTCTCCTCTCAGCAAGTCTGTAGAGGCTGTGGTCACCCCACTG CGACTGGCCACAAGCCAGGAGCCCATCCCTCCTTTGCTCCTGACGCCAGATGAAACTAGCGCCCCTCCTGCTGAATCTGCTCCCCTGTACAG CATCGATGCCTACCGCACACAAAGGCAGAGTAAGCTTCCCATCGTTCAGAGCGTCACTCCAGGGGTTCAGAGACCGGCTCAAGAGACGCCCAAGCCTCAACCGCCTGTCAACATCAAGGAGAAAATAGCG GCTCTTAATGAAGAAGCTGGGAAACTGCAGACTGTGATTAACCAGACGCTGCAGGCCCTGAACTGCTGTACGGATGAGGAGCACGGGCGAGGCTCACTGGAGGAGGCCGAAGCCGAGAAACTGCTGCTGGTCTCAT gtgaGAAGCGCTCTGCCCTGCTGGCTGAGGTGGCCAGACTGAAGGAGGAGAGGAGCTCAGAATCTGGAGAGGCAGCAGTGGAGGACGGTGAATCCATTTCCCAGCAACCCTGCAGAGGGACTGTCAGCATCACAAACATCCAGCTGCCGCTCAAGGTGGAATATGTCTGCTCCTCACACAACCGTGCAG GTCGACCAAGTCACTACTTTTTTGTTCTTATCCGCTACGGACCCTGCAACATCGTCGCCACCCCTCTGGCCACAGCTGCAGATGCTCAGAACGGAGACACCATCTCCTTCCCCACGTCTGTCACTAT GAAGGATATCCGCTCATCCTTTGAAATTGATGTGGAAGTCTACAGCTTG TCCCAAACCTCAGCTAGTAACTGCACCATGGAGCGGGCCTCCACCAAGCCCCGG GTCACTCCAAGAAAGCTTCTGAATACTCTCACA AGATCCAGCGTCAGTTCAACAT ctgctgctcctctcaTCACCCGTCGCTCCAGTAACTTTTGTCTGGTCGGCTCTCATAAGATCACGTTGGCCTCACTGGGACACAGCAAATTCCCCCTGGATAAG ATGAAACTGGATGGCAAAGTCAGGAGGCTGCTGGGAGATGAATTTCAGGAAAAG GTGCCCTTTCTTTCTCCTCTAGAGGGCAACATCTACCTACAGCTGGAGAGCAAGAGCCACTCTGATGTCCAGCACCAAGGCTTCCTG ACGATGTTCGAGTTGGTCAGTGGGTATGGGGTCTGGCATCGCCGCTTTTTTGTCCTGGAGGAATGCAACCTGTACTACTGGAACTATCCAAATGACAGAGAAACAAAG GAGGCAGAAGGCAGCATCTCTCTCTCCAGCTCACAGAGTCAGTGCGTCAGGCCTGTCAAGAGGGAGTTGTGTGCTCGACCTTTCACCTTTGAGCTGGTAAGCAGCGTATTGCAGCAGGAGCAGGACCTCAGTCAGGACGCCGCAGCCAA GTGTTGGTTTTCGGCAGACACCAAGCAGGAGAGGTTGGACTGGATGGAGAAACTCAACCAGGCTCTTTTGGACTTTCACACGTGGAATCGAACCCTAACAGAGAGTCAGCAGTCAAACACGTCCAGCAGTGGGAACCTGAGGGAGAGTATACTGTAA
- the si:dkey-30c15.10 gene encoding anillin isoform X5 produces MEAGEENGNNMGLKRQRAPLSDSEDNNCSAPETSDSQKRRRLEAAGQENRCPEASSSGRRAELETKPDTPIVPSVRSRVQQLTQRRDGGAPPAQRCLSDPGGDSKGHKEALLGEAEFNQRMERFKMASFQNSPTNTPSTANQCPRTRSSFVSVIQQKLQGSTTPSSKQVSRIRQEREHELSQVPFQPITENAWLKRSSSDSALAEERTPCGPSGPSSSVPRSKRRVQWPPTCPWDDQGVADVKDGSFTEPPTTNAESASINMTDTEVSFRDETNTGEIIDQMFEEVLEFAERMEGPEDHDSGIGACSVENNKMETEKEKSEEEGEAKEEKSDESDKVDSIRDELLNFPPTGILSPLSKSVEAVVTPLRLATSQEPIPPLLLTPDETSAPPAESAPLYSIDAYRTQRQSKLPIVQSVTPGVQRPAQETPKPQPPVNIKEKIAALNEEAGKLQTVINQTLQALNCCTDEEHGRGSLEEAEAEKLLLVSCEKRSALLAEVARLKEERSSESGEAAVEDGESISQQPCRGTVSITNIQLPLKVEYVCSSHNRAGRPSHYFFVLIRYGPCNIVATPLATAADAQNGDTISFPTSVTMKDIRSSFEIDVEVYSLSQTSASNCTMERASTKPRVTPRKLLNTLTRSSVSSTSAAPLITRRSSNFCLVGSHKITLASLGHSKFPLDKMKLDGKVRRLLGDEFQEKVPFLSPLEGNIYLQLESKSHSDVQHQGFLTMFELVSGYGVWHRRFFVLEECNLYYWNYPNDRETKEAEGSISLSSSQSQCVRPVKRELCARPFTFELVSSVLQQEQDLSQDAAAKCWFSADTKQERLDWMEKLNQALLDFHTWNRTLTESQQSNTSSSGNLRESIL; encoded by the exons ATGGAAGCAGGCGAGGAAAATGGCAACAATATGGGCTTGAAGAGACAGAGAGCACCGCTGTCGGATTCAGAGGACAATAACTGCTCAGCACCAG AGACCAGTGACAGTCAGAAGAGGCGCCGTCTGGAAGCGGCCGGTCAGGAGAACCGCTGCCCTGAAGCATCTTCTTCTGGACGCCGAGCAGAGCTTGAAACCAAACCCGACACACCGATAGTTCCCTCAGTCCGGTCACGAGTTCAACAGCTCACCCAGAGAAGAGATG GAGGAGCTCCTCCTGCACAGCGGTGCCTCTCGGATCCAGGTGGGGACAGCAAGGGCCACAAAGAGGCTCTCCTTG GTGAGGCAGAGTTCAATCAGCGGATGGAGCGATTCAAAATGGCCTCTTTCCAGAATAGCCCCACCAACACCCCAAGCACCGCCAACCAATGCCCCCGGACACGCTCCAGCTTTGTATCAGTCATCCAACAAAAACTCCAGGGCTCAACTACACCCAGCTCAAAGCAGGTTTCTCGCATCCGCCAG GAGCGGGAGCATGAACTGAGTCAGGTGCCGTTTCAGCCCATCACTGAGAACGCCTGGCTGAAACGGAGCAGCTCAGATTCCGCTTTAGCAGAG GAGAGGACTCCTTGTGGCCCTTCAGGTCCCTCCTCCAGTGTTCCTAGATCAAAAAGGAGAGTGCAGTGGCCTCCCACATGCCCCTGGGAT GATCAAGGTGTCGCTGATGTGAAAGACGGTAGTTTCACTGAACCTCCAACAACAAATGCAGAGAGTGCATCTATTAATATGACAG ATACTGAAGTGAGCTTTCGTGATGAGACCAACACTGGTGAAATTATCGATCAGATGTTCGAGGAGGTGCTCGAATTTGCTGAAAGGATGGAAGGCCCTGAGGATCATGACAGTGGTATTGGGGCTTGCTCCGTCGAAAACAATAAGATGGAGACGGAGAAGGAAAAAAGTGAAGAAGAGGGAGAGGCCAAAGAGGAGAAGAGTGATGAGAGTGATAAGGTTGATAGCATCAGAGATGAGCTGCTCAACTTTCCTCCCACTGGCATCCTCTCTCCTCTCAGCAAGTCTGTAGAGGCTGTGGTCACCCCACTG CGACTGGCCACAAGCCAGGAGCCCATCCCTCCTTTGCTCCTGACGCCAGATGAAACTAGCGCCCCTCCTGCTGAATCTGCTCCCCTGTACAG CATCGATGCCTACCGCACACAAAGGCAGAGTAAGCTTCCCATCGTTCAGAGCGTCACTCCAGGGGTTCAGAGACCGGCTCAAGAGACGCCCAAGCCTCAACCGCCTGTCAACATCAAGGAGAAAATAGCG GCTCTTAATGAAGAAGCTGGGAAACTGCAGACTGTGATTAACCAGACGCTGCAGGCCCTGAACTGCTGTACGGATGAGGAGCACGGGCGAGGCTCACTGGAGGAGGCCGAAGCCGAGAAACTGCTGCTGGTCTCAT gtgaGAAGCGCTCTGCCCTGCTGGCTGAGGTGGCCAGACTGAAGGAGGAGAGGAGCTCAGAATCTGGAGAGGCAGCAGTGGAGGACGGTGAATCCATTTCCCAGCAACCCTGCAGAGGGACTGTCAGCATCACAAACATCCAGCTGCCGCTCAAGGTGGAATATGTCTGCTCCTCACACAACCGTGCAG GTCGACCAAGTCACTACTTTTTTGTTCTTATCCGCTACGGACCCTGCAACATCGTCGCCACCCCTCTGGCCACAGCTGCAGATGCTCAGAACGGAGACACCATCTCCTTCCCCACGTCTGTCACTAT GAAGGATATCCGCTCATCCTTTGAAATTGATGTGGAAGTCTACAGCTTG TCCCAAACCTCAGCTAGTAACTGCACCATGGAGCGGGCCTCCACCAAGCCCCGG GTCACTCCAAGAAAGCTTCTGAATACTCTCACA AGATCCAGCGTCAGTTCAACAT ctgctgctcctctcaTCACCCGTCGCTCCAGTAACTTTTGTCTGGTCGGCTCTCATAAGATCACGTTGGCCTCACTGGGACACAGCAAATTCCCCCTGGATAAG ATGAAACTGGATGGCAAAGTCAGGAGGCTGCTGGGAGATGAATTTCAGGAAAAG GTGCCCTTTCTTTCTCCTCTAGAGGGCAACATCTACCTACAGCTGGAGAGCAAGAGCCACTCTGATGTCCAGCACCAAGGCTTCCTG ACGATGTTCGAGTTGGTCAGTGGGTATGGGGTCTGGCATCGCCGCTTTTTTGTCCTGGAGGAATGCAACCTGTACTACTGGAACTATCCAAATGACAGAGAAACAAAG GAGGCAGAAGGCAGCATCTCTCTCTCCAGCTCACAGAGTCAGTGCGTCAGGCCTGTCAAGAGGGAGTTGTGTGCTCGACCTTTCACCTTTGAGCTGGTAAGCAGCGTATTGCAGCAGGAGCAGGACCTCAGTCAGGACGCCGCAGCCAA GTGTTGGTTTTCGGCAGACACCAAGCAGGAGAGGTTGGACTGGATGGAGAAACTCAACCAGGCTCTTTTGGACTTTCACACGTGGAATCGAACCCTAACAGAGAGTCAGCAGTCAAACACGTCCAGCAGTGGGAACCTGAGGGAGAGTATACTGTAA